The following DNA comes from Candidatus Melainabacteria bacterium RIFOXYA2_FULL_32_9.
CGATTATCTATTCTATTTATAAAAATTCGCCCAACAATAACAATTGTCAGGAAAGAGCCTATTCCTCGAGGACTTATAGTTAAACCGCTAGTTTGTGCATCGTAGTTCATAAGAGTTTGCAAAAATAATGGTAGCATTGCAAGTGTTGCATATAAAATAGCTCCAACCACAGTCATTAAGATCACTCCTATAGCAAAATTACGGTCTTTTAGAATGCGTAAATTAACTATGGGTTCTTTCACTCGTAATTCCCAAATAATGAACGTTATAAAAGAAATAGCAGAAATAGCAGCAAACCAGCAAATCCAGGGGGCTGAAAACCACTCAGCCTGATGCCCTTTATCTAATATAATCTGTAAAGTTGCTAACCATATAGCCATAAATCCAAATCCAACAAAATCAATCCTGCTGGATTTAGCATTTTTAATATAAGGAGGATCTTCAACAAATATTTGTGACATTATAATTGCAATAATTCCAATAGGAATGTTAATCAAAAAGATCCAATGCCAGGAATAATTATCTGTTATCCATCCCCCAAGAGTAGGTCCAATAATTGGAGCAACAACAACTCCCATTCCAAATACAGCCATTGCCAGTCCACGCTGTGATCTTGGAAAACTTTCCAACAAAATAGCTTGTGAAATTGGCTGCAAAGCACCACCGCCTAATCCTTGAAAAATACGGGCCATTACTAACATTCCAAGACTTGATGAAATTCCGCACATAAGTGATGAAAGAGTAAAAATAGCAATGCATACAATAAAAAATTTCTTTCGTCCAAAATAGCTACCAAACCAGGCAGCTGAAGGAAGAATTATTGCATTTGCTATAAGGTAACTTGTTAATACCCAGGTTGCCTCATTAGTAGTAGCAGAAAAGCTCCCTGCCATTTGAGGTAATGAAACATTGGCGACAGAAGTATCTAATACTTCCATAAAAGTAGCAAGCATTACTGAAATTGCAATAATCCAGGGGCTTATTCTTGGTTTCCATTCTTGATCTGAATTATCAATATTTAAATTTGTTTTATCTTCACTCATTATTTAAATCTAAACTTAATTATTTTACTTTAACTTCCGGAACTACAGACATTCCGGGAGCAAGCACATAACGAGAATCAAGCTGTTCATCAAAAACGATTTTAACAGGAACACGCTGCACGACTTTTATATAACTACCAACAGCATTTTCAGGTGGTAAAAGACTAAAACGTGATCCTGTACCATATTGTATGCTATCTATATGTCCTTTAAACTTTTTATGAGGATATGCATCTATCTTTAAAATAACCGGCTGTCCAGGCTTCATGTTCGTAAGCTGAGTTTCTTTATAATTAGCGATAACCCATACATTAGCAGGGACGATGGCCATTGACACTTGGCCTGTTTGAACATATGCACCATTTTCTGCAACTTTGCGT
Coding sequences within:
- a CDS encoding EmrB/QacA family drug resistance transporter; the encoded protein is MSEDKTNLNIDNSDQEWKPRISPWIIAISVMLATFMEVLDTSVANVSLPQMAGSFSATTNEATWVLTSYLIANAIILPSAAWFGSYFGRKKFFIVCIAIFTLSSLMCGISSSLGMLVMARIFQGLGGGALQPISQAILLESFPRSQRGLAMAVFGMGVVVAPIIGPTLGGWITDNYSWHWIFLINIPIGIIAIIMSQIFVEDPPYIKNAKSSRIDFVGFGFMAIWLATLQIILDKGHQAEWFSAPWICWFAAISAISFITFIIWELRVKEPIVNLRILKDRNFAIGVILMTVVGAILYATLAMLPLFLQTLMNYDAQTSGLTISPRGIGSFLTIVIVGRIFINRIDNRILVVAGFLMLGISNFMLGNINLNIGIGNVIWPNVLSGVGLGLIFIPLTNLTFSTLKNELISNGTGIFNLMRNIGGSIGISIVASLISRYSQIQQNYMVSHLTPYDPIYQQKLQVAGQYLSLKTGVVTATHQAHALFYGILVKQATLWGFIINFRLFGIICILLIPLIFFFQKIKTSNDQVNIH